In Aeromicrobium marinum DSM 15272, one genomic interval encodes:
- a CDS encoding ABC transporter ATP-binding protein, translating into MTSDLTVSGLHASYGSNAVLHGVDLKVGRGCLTAVLGPSGCGKSTLLRVVAGFHRATSGMVSVGDRLVDDGRRVVPPERRRITIVPQDGALFPHLTVAANVAYGLAHDPGRASRTAEMLQLVGLQDLGDRYPHELSGGQQQRVAVARALAPRPAFVLLDEPFSALDAHLREVVRRDVRDLIRLEGATAVLVTHDQGEALSLADDVAVMRDGVILQQATPREVYTRPADAWVAAFVGDAIVLDARIEADVAHTVLGPIGVDGPVRGHRVVLRPEQLTLGDHGADARVRGVEFRGDSSLVQVHLGTGQDLLVRHHGPPPRPDDTVRVSARGTVWSVPD; encoded by the coding sequence ATGACGTCCGACCTCACCGTCAGCGGCCTGCACGCCTCCTACGGCTCCAACGCCGTCCTGCACGGCGTCGACCTCAAGGTCGGCCGGGGCTGCCTCACGGCCGTGCTCGGACCCAGCGGCTGCGGCAAGAGCACCCTGCTGAGGGTCGTGGCCGGGTTCCACCGTGCAACCTCTGGCATGGTCAGCGTCGGGGACCGGCTCGTCGACGACGGGCGACGGGTCGTGCCCCCGGAGCGCCGGCGCATCACCATCGTGCCGCAGGACGGGGCCCTGTTCCCCCACCTCACCGTCGCCGCCAACGTGGCCTACGGTCTGGCCCACGACCCGGGCCGGGCCTCCCGGACCGCCGAGATGCTGCAGCTGGTGGGCCTGCAGGACCTGGGCGACCGGTACCCGCACGAGCTGTCGGGCGGACAGCAGCAGCGGGTCGCCGTGGCCCGGGCGCTGGCTCCGCGGCCGGCGTTCGTCCTGCTCGACGAGCCGTTCTCGGCCCTCGACGCCCACCTGCGTGAGGTGGTCAGGCGCGACGTCCGGGACCTGATCCGTCTGGAGGGTGCCACCGCGGTCCTGGTCACCCACGACCAGGGCGAGGCGCTCTCGTTGGCCGACGACGTCGCCGTGATGCGCGACGGCGTGATCCTGCAGCAGGCCACCCCGCGCGAGGTCTACACCCGGCCCGCGGACGCCTGGGTGGCCGCCTTCGTCGGCGACGCGATCGTGCTCGACGCCCGGATCGAGGCCGACGTGGCCCACACGGTGCTGGGGCCGATCGGCGTGGACGGCCCCGTGCGCGGCCACCGGGTGGTCCTGCGACCGGAACAGCTCACCCTCGGGGACCACGGCGCCGATGCACGGGTCCGAGGCGTGGAGTTCCGCGGTGACAGCTCCCTGGTCCAGGTGCACCTCGGGACGGGGCAGGACCTGCTGGTGCGGCACCACGGCCCGCCCCCGCGCCCGGACGACACGGTCCGGGTCAGCGCCCGCGGCACGGTCTGGTCGGTGCCGGACTGA
- the gcvH gene encoding glycine cleavage system protein GcvH: MIPEDLYYSEEHEWVRVDDDVVTIGITDYAQDALGDIVYVELPAVGDVLQEGAVVGELESTKSVSDIFCPVAGEVIARNDALDGGPEVINSDPYGEGWLLKLRVTDDDPTAGLLTAERYTAITSA; encoded by the coding sequence GTGATCCCCGAGGACCTGTACTACAGCGAAGAGCACGAGTGGGTGCGCGTCGACGACGACGTCGTCACCATCGGGATCACCGACTACGCCCAGGACGCCCTGGGCGACATCGTCTACGTCGAGCTGCCCGCGGTCGGCGACGTCCTCCAGGAAGGCGCCGTCGTGGGCGAGCTGGAGTCCACGAAGTCCGTCAGCGACATCTTCTGCCCCGTGGCCGGCGAGGTGATCGCCCGCAACGACGCGCTCGACGGAGGGCCGGAGGTCATCAACTCCGACCCCTACGGCGAGGGGTGGTTGCTGAAGCTGCGGGTCACCGACGACGACCCGACGGCCGGCCTCCTGACGGCCGAGCGCTACACCGCCATCACGTCGGCGTAG
- a CDS encoding cytochrome c oxidase assembly protein — translation MTATRVRLTTAGLLLGLGAMVVVLSVGGGSPQDAPQGIPDAGSVVGWGVPLLTILTQATAVATIGFLLAAVFLLPGGRNVVEGLAVDAVGLARRAAGVWAVASFVLLVLTAAEVFARPLSGLSWPVITGFAADPTGRGIWLQGIGALVLAVALRWTIGVRTLALLLGLAFATTAPVAFTGHSASSGSHTLATTSMFLHIVGIAAWVGGLAALAWVNARGSKRTGPAVARYSVLAAWAFAAVGLSGVVNASTRFRTLEEVLTSTYGALVIVKILLFTALGVFGWLHRRRLQRSGAGFARLATGELLLMATTIGVSIGLARTAPPVGAILQTPAEELLGGPMPPAPSVGQFLTSVNGNGVGIAIVVLGVALYVRGVMVLRRRGDGWPVGRSVAWGLGMLVIAWATFGGLGTYSHVFFSAHMVSHMLLSMVAPIFLVLAAPMTLALRTLPGPRQPGEVSPRSMLVGFLHSRWSRAVTHPLVPPVLFIGSLYGLYFTPAFGWLMSNHLGHAAMELHFLGVGTLFYYVLVGVDPSPRALAPFVRFALLIVTVPFHAFFSIAIMSASTVLAASYWQTIDRPYSTDLLDDQYLGGSVSWALGEVPLLLVLIALFVQWIRSDVRDARRLDRAADRDDDAALEAYNAHLRDLAAHGRRRDP, via the coding sequence GTGACCGCGACCCGGGTCCGTCTGACGACCGCAGGACTGCTGCTGGGCCTGGGTGCGATGGTGGTCGTGCTGTCGGTCGGCGGTGGCTCACCCCAGGACGCACCGCAGGGCATCCCCGACGCCGGTTCCGTGGTCGGTTGGGGCGTTCCGCTCCTCACGATCCTGACGCAGGCGACAGCGGTCGCCACGATCGGCTTCCTCCTGGCTGCGGTCTTCCTGCTGCCGGGCGGCAGGAACGTGGTCGAAGGTCTCGCCGTCGACGCCGTGGGTCTGGCCCGTCGCGCCGCCGGGGTGTGGGCCGTCGCGTCCTTCGTGCTGCTGGTCCTCACCGCCGCCGAGGTGTTCGCCCGGCCCCTCTCGGGTCTCAGCTGGCCGGTCATCACCGGCTTCGCCGCCGACCCGACCGGCCGGGGGATCTGGCTGCAGGGGATCGGCGCCCTGGTGCTGGCCGTGGCGCTGCGGTGGACGATCGGCGTCCGCACCCTCGCCCTGCTGCTCGGGCTCGCCTTCGCGACGACCGCTCCGGTCGCCTTCACCGGGCACTCCGCCTCCAGCGGCTCGCACACCCTCGCGACCACCAGCATGTTCCTGCACATCGTGGGCATCGCCGCCTGGGTCGGAGGACTCGCGGCGCTCGCGTGGGTCAACGCCCGCGGCAGCAAGCGCACCGGGCCCGCGGTCGCCCGGTACTCCGTGCTGGCCGCCTGGGCCTTCGCGGCGGTCGGCCTGTCCGGGGTCGTGAACGCCTCGACCCGGTTCCGCACCCTCGAGGAGGTCCTCACCAGCACCTACGGCGCGCTGGTGATCGTGAAGATCCTGCTGTTCACGGCCCTGGGGGTGTTCGGCTGGCTGCACCGCCGTCGGCTGCAGCGTTCCGGCGCCGGCTTCGCGCGGCTCGCCACCGGCGAGCTGTTGCTGATGGCCACGACCATCGGCGTGTCGATCGGCCTCGCCCGCACCGCGCCTCCGGTGGGCGCGATCCTGCAGACGCCGGCCGAGGAGCTGTTGGGCGGTCCGATGCCTCCCGCGCCGTCGGTCGGGCAGTTCCTGACGAGCGTCAACGGCAACGGGGTGGGCATCGCGATCGTGGTGCTCGGTGTCGCTCTCTACGTGCGGGGCGTCATGGTGCTGCGCCGCCGGGGCGACGGGTGGCCGGTGGGCCGGTCGGTGGCGTGGGGACTGGGCATGCTGGTCATCGCGTGGGCGACGTTCGGCGGACTCGGCACGTACTCCCACGTGTTCTTCAGCGCGCACATGGTCAGTCACATGCTGCTGTCGATGGTCGCGCCGATCTTCCTCGTGCTCGCGGCACCGATGACCCTCGCCCTGCGGACGCTGCCCGGGCCGCGTCAGCCCGGCGAGGTGTCGCCGCGCTCGATGCTCGTCGGCTTCCTGCACTCGCGCTGGTCGCGAGCCGTGACCCACCCGCTGGTCCCGCCGGTCCTGTTCATCGGCAGCCTCTACGGGCTGTACTTCACCCCGGCGTTCGGGTGGCTGATGTCCAACCACCTCGGACACGCGGCGATGGAGCTGCACTTCCTCGGCGTCGGCACCCTGTTCTACTACGTCCTGGTCGGTGTCGATCCCTCGCCGAGAGCCCTGGCCCCGTTCGTGCGGTTCGCCCTGCTGATCGTGACCGTCCCGTTCCACGCGTTCTTCTCGATCGCGATCATGTCGGCCTCGACCGTGCTGGCTGCTTCCTACTGGCAGACCATCGACCGTCCCTACTCCACCGACCTGCTCGACGACCAGTACCTCGGCGGCAGCGTCTCGTGGGCGCTCGGGGAGGTGCCGTTGCTGCTGGTCCTCATCGCGCTGTTCGTGCAGTGGATCCGCAGCGACGTCCGCGACGCGCGCCGGCTCGACCGCGCGGCCGACCGGGACGACGATGCTGCGCTGGAGGCGTACAACGCCCACCTCAGGGACCTCGCGGCCCACGGGCGCCGCCGGGACCCCTAG
- a CDS encoding YcnI family protein — translation MKRNTSRLRAALITPVVAATALLLAAVPAGAHVSVSSTDASPGGFGKVTFRVPNESDTAATTKLVVTLPADAPFAFVTAGAKPGWTVETEVETLDEPVEVGDFTVSEAIRTITWTATGEGIGVGQFDEFALSGGPFPDADRITFTAEQTYADGEIADWAEVADEGEDEPQYPAPVLALAAAETADDVDTASADTGDASDTASRALAGVAVLVALGALLVAVRQNRHRA, via the coding sequence GTGAAACGAAACACCTCGCGGCTGCGCGCTGCGCTCATCACCCCCGTCGTGGCTGCCACGGCCCTGCTGCTGGCGGCCGTCCCGGCCGGGGCCCACGTGTCGGTCTCGTCGACCGACGCCAGTCCCGGCGGGTTCGGCAAGGTCACGTTCCGCGTGCCCAACGAGTCCGACACCGCCGCCACGACGAAGCTGGTCGTGACCCTGCCCGCCGACGCCCCGTTCGCCTTCGTCACCGCCGGCGCCAAGCCCGGTTGGACGGTCGAGACCGAGGTCGAGACCCTCGACGAGCCGGTCGAGGTCGGTGACTTCACGGTCTCCGAGGCGATCCGCACCATCACGTGGACCGCCACCGGCGAGGGCATCGGCGTCGGTCAGTTCGACGAATTCGCCCTGTCGGGCGGCCCGTTCCCCGACGCCGACCGGATCACCTTCACCGCCGAGCAGACCTACGCCGACGGTGAGATCGCCGACTGGGCCGAGGTCGCGGACGAGGGCGAGGACGAGCCGCAGTACCCGGCGCCCGTCCTCGCGCTCGCGGCCGCCGAGACCGCGGACGACGTCGACACGGCGTCCGCGGACACCGGGGACGCCTCCGACACCGCCTCCCGGGCGTTGGCGGGCGTCGCCGTGCTCGTCGCTCTGGGAGCGCTGCTGGTCGCGGTCCGGCAGAATCGACACCGTGCCTGA
- a CDS encoding superoxide dismutase, translated as MADYTLPELNYDYGDLDPHISGKIMELHHSKHHQNYVGGLNTALEKLEEARATENYGAIAGIEKNLAFNLGGHINHSIFWKNLSPDGGDKPTGELAAAIDENFGSYDAFRAHFEQVALTIQGSGWAILAWDSLGQKLLVVQLYDQQANIPATLIPITQLDMWEHAFYLDYLNVKGDYVKAWWNIVNWADAQERFTAATTGGSIIF; from the coding sequence GTGGCCGACTACACCCTGCCCGAGCTCAACTACGACTACGGCGATCTGGACCCCCACATCTCCGGCAAGATCATGGAGCTGCACCACTCCAAGCACCACCAGAACTACGTCGGTGGGCTCAACACGGCCCTGGAGAAGCTCGAGGAGGCCCGCGCGACCGAGAACTACGGCGCGATCGCCGGCATCGAGAAGAACCTCGCGTTCAACCTCGGCGGCCACATCAACCACTCGATCTTCTGGAAGAACCTCTCCCCCGACGGCGGCGACAAGCCCACCGGGGAGCTGGCCGCGGCGATCGACGAGAACTTCGGCTCGTACGACGCGTTCCGGGCCCACTTCGAGCAGGTGGCCCTGACGATCCAGGGGTCCGGCTGGGCGATCCTCGCCTGGGACTCGCTCGGACAGAAGCTCCTCGTCGTCCAGCTCTACGACCAGCAGGCCAACATCCCGGCGACGCTGATCCCGATCACCCAGCTCGACATGTGGGAGCACGCCTTCTACCTCGACTACCTCAACGTCAAGGGCGACTACGTCAAGGCGTGGTGGAACATCGTCAACTGGGCCGACGCCCAGGAGCGGTTCACCGCGGCGACGACCGGCGGATCCATCATCTTCTGA
- a CDS encoding DUF881 domain-containing protein: MATSRSDDPVEPRTPYSQESVGLLDQIAERALDDDYYLVRDGRYSRSRTVNGFGTAVVVTVFALMVTITAVQNYRDRPASEATRETLIADVRARQAQLETREAQAAALSAEVEDLQAADDTTETGQRARLLTGASEVTGPGIVISIDPGDGDVSDAELRGVVNTLWAVGAEAVALNGQRIGALTSIRSAGGTLTVNFRSVGPPYTIEAIGASDTLAERFLDSGEGRYWERRELGGTLVFGLSPADDLRLDAAPVSRTTVSVAAVEGGAP; this comes from the coding sequence ATGGCCACCTCCCGCAGCGACGACCCGGTCGAGCCGCGCACCCCGTACAGCCAGGAGTCCGTCGGCCTGCTCGACCAGATCGCCGAGCGTGCTCTCGACGACGACTACTACCTCGTCCGTGACGGTCGCTACTCCCGGTCGCGCACCGTCAACGGGTTCGGGACGGCCGTGGTGGTCACGGTGTTCGCCCTCATGGTCACCATCACCGCCGTGCAGAACTACCGCGACCGGCCCGCCAGCGAGGCGACCCGCGAGACCTTGATCGCCGACGTGCGGGCTCGGCAGGCCCAGCTGGAGACGCGGGAGGCGCAGGCTGCGGCGCTGTCGGCGGAGGTCGAGGACCTGCAGGCCGCCGACGACACCACCGAGACCGGCCAGCGGGCCCGGCTCCTCACCGGGGCGTCGGAGGTGACCGGCCCCGGGATCGTCATCTCGATCGATCCCGGCGACGGCGACGTCAGCGATGCCGAGCTGCGCGGCGTGGTCAACACGCTGTGGGCGGTGGGGGCGGAGGCCGTCGCGCTCAACGGCCAGCGCATCGGTGCCCTGACCTCGATCCGTTCCGCCGGCGGCACCCTGACCGTCAACTTCCGCTCCGTCGGTCCGCCCTACACGATCGAGGCGATCGGTGCCTCCGACACGCTCGCCGAACGTTTCCTCGACAGCGGTGAGGGTCGGTACTGGGAACGCCGCGAGCTGGGTGGCACGCTGGTCTTCGGGTTGTCGCCTGCCGACGACCTGCGGCTGGATGCCGCGCCCGTCAGTCGGACCACGGTCTCGGTGGCCGCAGTGGAAGGAGGCGCCCCATGA
- a CDS encoding small basic family protein, with the protein MIPVIGLVVGVTAGLLLQPTVPLALQPYLPIAIIAALDAVVGAVRALGEKRFDDRVFVISFISNVVIAALIVFLGDQLGVGSQLSTGVVVVLGIRIFANAAAIRRRIFRA; encoded by the coding sequence ATGATCCCGGTCATCGGCCTCGTCGTCGGCGTCACGGCCGGCCTGCTGCTGCAGCCCACGGTGCCGCTCGCGCTGCAGCCGTACCTGCCCATCGCGATCATCGCGGCGCTCGACGCCGTCGTGGGGGCCGTACGGGCCCTGGGCGAGAAGCGGTTCGACGACCGCGTGTTCGTCATCTCCTTCATCTCCAACGTGGTGATCGCCGCACTCATCGTCTTCCTCGGTGACCAGCTGGGGGTCGGGTCGCAGCTCTCGACGGGTGTGGTCGTCGTCCTCGGCATCCGGATCTTCGCCAACGCCGCCGCCATCCGGAGGAGGATCTTCCGTGCCTGA
- a CDS encoding FHA domain-containing protein: protein MSSPADESGVSGPMSDHTSHIPVVDHDTEEMSATDISAVENLPAGSAMLLVQRGPDAGARFLLDSDDISVGRHPDSAIFLDDISVSRRHAVFRRTDVGFTVADLGSLNGTYVNRDRIDGDVVLSGGDEVQFGKYRLIYFAGALRGGA from the coding sequence ATGTCCTCGCCTGCTGACGAGTCCGGCGTCTCCGGGCCGATGAGCGACCACACGTCGCACATCCCCGTCGTCGACCACGACACCGAGGAGATGAGCGCCACCGACATCTCCGCGGTCGAGAACCTGCCCGCCGGCAGCGCCATGCTGCTGGTGCAGCGTGGTCCCGACGCCGGCGCGAGGTTCCTGCTCGACTCCGACGACATCTCGGTCGGACGGCATCCCGACAGCGCGATCTTCCTCGACGACATCAGCGTCTCGCGTCGGCACGCGGTCTTCCGCCGCACCGACGTGGGGTTCACCGTCGCCGACCTCGGCAGCCTCAACGGCACCTACGTCAACCGCGACCGGATCGACGGCGACGTCGTCCTGTCCGGTGGCGACGAGGTCCAGTTCGGCAAGTACCGCCTCATCTACTTCGCAGGGGCCCTGCGAGGCGGCGCATGA
- a CDS encoding ABC transporter permease yields the protein MADTVWRGRTLSLVVRSLGLTAAVCASCLVIGMATAWATTRLRLPGGAAWLMLAALPLAVPSYVSAYGWLATFPGWSGFVPSWLILTAVSTPYVTLPVAAALRSADPAPAEVARSLGRGPTEAWRTATLPQLAPAAGAGTLLVALYVLSDFGAVSMFRFPVFTFAIQRQYESFIGRDSAVVLALMLAVIALTLVAGERRLRGRGERWRTGSGVRRPPEPIDPGRWAAPVMAGMFVLPVIALVVPVVALFRRLGEGTSRSLQWDELVAAVVGTVGVSAAAALVVLLLAIPIGALAARYRGRAVAAVETGGYTGHALPGIVVALSLVYFSLRIVPDLYQTTAVLVFAYAVLFLPKAIGATRGSISLVSPQLALTARSLGRGPVAAQRSTTWRLASPGIAAGALLVMLTAMKELPATLILRPTGYETLATEIWSRTNASAYGAAAPYALALLVLAALPAFWLSRPQAWEGPR from the coding sequence GTGGCCGACACGGTCTGGCGTGGCCGGACCCTCTCCCTCGTCGTCCGCAGCCTGGGCCTCACCGCCGCCGTGTGCGCCTCCTGCCTCGTCATCGGGATGGCGACGGCCTGGGCCACCACCCGCCTGCGCCTCCCGGGCGGAGCCGCATGGCTGATGCTGGCCGCCCTGCCGCTGGCCGTCCCGTCGTACGTGTCGGCCTACGGGTGGCTCGCCACCTTTCCCGGGTGGAGCGGCTTCGTGCCGTCGTGGCTCATCCTCACCGCGGTCAGCACGCCGTACGTCACCCTCCCGGTCGCCGCTGCTCTGCGCAGCGCCGATCCCGCTCCGGCGGAGGTCGCCCGGTCGCTCGGCCGCGGCCCGACCGAGGCGTGGCGCACCGCGACCCTCCCCCAGCTGGCGCCCGCCGCCGGTGCCGGAACCCTGCTCGTCGCGCTCTACGTCCTGTCGGACTTCGGTGCCGTGTCGATGTTCCGCTTCCCGGTCTTCACCTTCGCGATCCAGCGCCAGTACGAGTCGTTCATCGGTCGTGACAGCGCCGTCGTCCTGGCCCTGATGCTCGCCGTCATCGCCCTGACGCTGGTCGCCGGGGAGAGACGCCTGCGTGGCCGGGGCGAACGGTGGCGGACCGGATCGGGCGTCCGGCGTCCGCCTGAGCCGATCGACCCCGGCCGGTGGGCCGCACCCGTGATGGCGGGAATGTTCGTCCTCCCGGTGATCGCCCTGGTGGTCCCCGTGGTCGCACTGTTCCGGCGTCTCGGCGAGGGCACCTCCCGGTCCCTGCAGTGGGACGAGCTGGTCGCAGCCGTCGTCGGCACCGTGGGCGTGTCGGCCGCGGCCGCGCTGGTGGTGCTGCTCCTGGCCATCCCCATCGGTGCACTGGCGGCCCGGTACCGCGGCCGCGCCGTCGCGGCGGTCGAGACCGGCGGCTACACCGGACACGCGCTGCCCGGCATCGTGGTCGCCCTGTCGCTCGTCTACTTCTCGCTACGGATCGTGCCCGACCTCTACCAGACCACCGCGGTCCTCGTCTTCGCCTACGCCGTGCTGTTCCTGCCCAAGGCGATCGGCGCCACCCGCGGTTCGATCTCGTTGGTGTCCCCCCAGCTGGCCCTGACCGCGCGGTCGTTGGGGCGCGGCCCGGTCGCCGCCCAACGGTCCACCACCTGGCGGCTCGCCTCCCCCGGCATCGCCGCCGGGGCGCTGCTCGTCATGCTGACGGCCATGAAGGAGCTGCCGGCGACGCTCATCCTCCGTCCGACCGGCTACGAGACGCTGGCCACCGAGATCTGGAGCCGCACCAACGCCTCGGCCTACGGCGCCGCTGCGCCCTATGCTCTGGCCCTGCTGGTGCTGGCCGCCCTGCCGGCCTTCTGGCTGTCGCGACCCCAGGCCTGGGAGGGACCCCGATGA
- a CDS encoding DUF881 domain-containing protein translates to MPEVEEHPVGGAARRRPIARQVLVAVLLGTFAFALTVQVRQDDGEAFSSVRGVELVELLKSLEAANSRLGEQIGELSQTRSDLLSSTDQSATAEAEARRRSEELSILAGRVGATGPGVRITVADPSGTVDAGLLLDTVQELRDAGAEVIVINGTARVVAQTWFGDDTDGVRVGGRLVERPFVIEAIGDAETMASALQIRGGIADRFAGRDARLAVRLVESVTITALVDPVTPEYARPGS, encoded by the coding sequence GTGCCTGAGGTCGAGGAGCATCCAGTGGGAGGGGCGGCACGGCGGCGCCCGATCGCCCGACAGGTCTTGGTCGCGGTCCTGCTGGGCACCTTCGCCTTCGCCCTGACCGTCCAGGTCCGTCAGGACGACGGAGAGGCCTTCTCCTCGGTGCGAGGGGTCGAGCTGGTGGAGCTGCTCAAGTCCCTGGAGGCGGCCAACAGCCGGTTGGGGGAGCAGATCGGCGAGCTGAGCCAGACCCGCAGCGACCTGTTGTCCTCCACCGACCAGTCGGCGACGGCCGAGGCGGAGGCCCGGCGGCGCAGCGAGGAGCTCTCGATCCTGGCCGGCCGGGTGGGCGCCACCGGGCCCGGGGTGCGGATCACCGTGGCGGACCCGTCCGGCACCGTCGACGCCGGACTGCTGCTCGACACCGTGCAGGAGCTGAGGGATGCCGGCGCCGAGGTGATCGTCATCAATGGCACCGCCCGTGTCGTCGCGCAGACCTGGTTCGGCGACGACACCGACGGCGTGCGCGTCGGTGGTCGTCTCGTCGAGCGTCCGTTCGTCATCGAGGCCATCGGCGATGCCGAGACGATGGCGTCGGCGCTGCAGATCCGCGGGGGGATCGCCGACCGGTTCGCCGGCCGCGACGCCCGGCTCGCGGTCCGCCTGGTCGAATCGGTCACCATCACCGCATTGGTCGACCCGGTGACCCCCGAGTACGCTCGTCCGGGGTCGTGA
- a CDS encoding iron ABC transporter substrate-binding protein, whose translation MTSARPRLLRSALVLTSSLLVLTACGSDPDDTASGDALVVYVGRDEELVSPLIEQFTEETGIQVEARYAGTTEHAATLIDEGDRTPADVFLSQDAGALGALADEGLLRELPADITGAVLPEFTSTDGSWVGITGRARVIAYDGEELSADEVPGTVATFAEPEWSGRVGFPPGNASFQAFVTAYRVAEGDDAARAWLEGMESNDLQEYENNVATLTAVDDGALDIGLINHYYWFRAADEVGAENMRAQLKFADPGDPGALVNVTGAGVLSDDPDALAFVEYLISETGQAYFVENTFEYPLVPGVAAPEGLPPLQDLEGPDIDLSDLADLAATVTMIEGAGLL comes from the coding sequence ATGACCTCCGCACGTCCCCGCCTCCTGCGATCCGCCCTCGTCCTGACGAGCAGCCTGCTGGTGCTGACCGCCTGCGGATCGGACCCCGACGACACCGCGTCCGGCGATGCCCTGGTGGTCTACGTCGGCCGTGACGAGGAGCTGGTGTCGCCGCTCATCGAGCAGTTCACCGAGGAGACCGGCATCCAGGTCGAGGCCCGCTACGCCGGCACCACCGAGCACGCCGCGACGCTGATCGACGAGGGTGACCGCACCCCGGCCGACGTCTTCCTGTCGCAGGACGCGGGCGCGCTCGGCGCCCTGGCCGACGAGGGACTCCTGCGCGAGCTGCCCGCCGACATCACCGGCGCGGTGCTCCCCGAGTTCACCTCGACCGACGGCTCCTGGGTCGGCATCACCGGCCGCGCCCGCGTCATCGCCTACGACGGCGAGGAGCTCTCCGCCGACGAGGTCCCCGGCACCGTCGCGACGTTCGCCGAGCCCGAGTGGAGCGGCCGGGTCGGGTTCCCGCCCGGCAACGCGAGCTTCCAGGCCTTCGTCACGGCGTACCGCGTGGCCGAGGGCGACGACGCCGCCCGCGCCTGGCTCGAGGGCATGGAGAGCAACGACCTGCAGGAGTACGAGAACAACGTCGCGACCCTCACCGCCGTCGACGACGGCGCCCTCGACATCGGCCTGATCAACCACTACTACTGGTTCCGGGCCGCCGACGAGGTCGGTGCCGAGAACATGCGCGCGCAGCTGAAGTTCGCCGACCCGGGCGACCCGGGCGCCCTGGTCAACGTCACCGGCGCCGGTGTCCTCTCCGACGACCCGGACGCGCTGGCGTTCGTCGAGTACCTGATCTCCGAGACCGGACAGGCGTACTTCGTCGAGAACACCTTCGAGTACCCGCTCGTGCCGGGCGTCGCCGCGCCGGAGGGACTGCCGCCGCTGCAGGACCTGGAAGGACCGGACATCGACCTGTCCGACCTGGCGGACCTCGCCGCCACGGTCACCATGATCGAAGGGGCCGGACTGCTCTGA
- a CDS encoding copper resistance CopC family protein, protein MPDQRQPVRARAAWVLLVLGLVAPLALTTLPAEAHAGLVSSDPADGSSLTEAPDEVTVSFNENVARPAFLALTAPDGTAVDLGEPRIVDATVTADVPDLPLRGSYALSYRVVSADGHPVEGTVTFELLTGAEPAAGAAAPVSEESYLHRHRGHIAWGAGAAAVAVGLIAWPLVRRREDAR, encoded by the coding sequence GTGCCTGATCAACGACAGCCGGTCCGAGCACGAGCAGCGTGGGTGCTGCTCGTGCTCGGACTCGTCGCGCCGTTGGCGCTCACGACGCTCCCGGCCGAGGCCCATGCCGGCCTGGTCTCGTCGGACCCCGCGGACGGCTCGAGCCTGACCGAGGCGCCCGACGAGGTCACCGTCTCGTTCAACGAGAACGTCGCCCGACCGGCGTTCCTGGCCCTGACCGCGCCCGACGGCACCGCCGTGGACCTCGGTGAGCCCCGGATCGTCGACGCCACCGTCACCGCCGACGTGCCCGACCTCCCGCTGCGAGGCAGCTATGCGCTGTCGTACCGGGTCGTGTCGGCCGACGGGCACCCCGTCGAGGGCACGGTGACGTTCGAGCTGCTCACCGGCGCCGAGCCCGCGGCTGGCGCGGCTGCCCCCGTCTCGGAGGAGTCCTACCTGCACCGGCACCGCGGACACATCGCGTGGGGTGCGGGAGCAGCCGCCGTGGCCGTGGGACTCATCGCCTGGCCCCTGGTCCGTCGCCGCGAGGACGCCAGGTGA
- a CDS encoding CDP-alcohol phosphatidyltransferase family protein → MATTGEDRVFTIPNLLSFVRLLLVPVFLWLVLGPEADELALVVLVVSGITDYLDGKLARSLGQTSKIGAILDPVADRLYILAVVVGLGLREIIPWWLAVALPLRDVFLFSLVPFLRTRGYSSLPVHFLGKAATAGLLYAFPLLLLGDGSGTVADLANVFGWAFAIWGVGLYWWGGVLYAFQVRKLLASTERVAG, encoded by the coding sequence GTGGCGACGACGGGCGAGGACCGGGTCTTCACGATCCCCAACCTCCTCAGCTTCGTCCGGCTGCTGCTCGTCCCGGTGTTCCTGTGGCTGGTCCTCGGCCCGGAGGCCGACGAGCTGGCGCTCGTGGTGCTGGTCGTCTCCGGCATCACCGACTACCTCGACGGCAAGCTGGCGCGGAGCCTCGGTCAGACCTCCAAGATCGGCGCCATCCTCGACCCGGTGGCCGACCGGTTGTACATCCTGGCCGTGGTCGTCGGCCTCGGGCTGCGCGAGATCATCCCCTGGTGGTTGGCCGTCGCCCTGCCGCTGCGCGACGTCTTCCTGTTCAGCCTCGTACCGTTCCTGCGCACCCGCGGCTACAGCTCGCTGCCGGTGCACTTCCTGGGCAAGGCGGCCACGGCCGGCCTGCTGTACGCCTTCCCGCTGCTGCTCCTGGGGGACGGGTCGGGCACGGTCGCCGACCTCGCCAACGTCTTCGGCTGGGCGTTCGCGATCTGGGGCGTGGGTCTGTACTGGTGGGGAGGCGTGCTCTACGCGTTCCAGGTCCGCAAGCTGCTCGCCAGCACCGAGCGCGTGGCCGGCTGA